The Streptomyces sp. NBC_00435 nucleotide sequence CGAGACCGTCGACGCCACCCAGGTCCACGAAGGCACCGAAGTTGACGATCGAGGAAACGACGCCGGAGCGGACCTGACCCTTCTGCAGGGTGGTGAGGAACGTCTGGCGAACCTCGGACTGGGTCTGCTCGAGCCAGGCACGGCGGGACAGGACCACGTTGTTGCGGTTCTTGTCCAGCTCGATGATCTTCGCCTCGAGCTCCTTGCCCACGTAGGGCTGGAGGTCGCGGACGCGACGCATCTCGACGAGGGAGGCCGGCAGGAAGCCACGGAGGCCGATGTCGAGGATGAGTCCACCCTTGACGACCTCGATGACGGTACCGGTGACGATGCCGTCTTCTTCCTTGATCTTCTCGATCGTGCCCCAGGCGCGCTCGTACTGCGCACGCTTCTTGGACAGGATCAGACGGCCTTCCTTGTCCTCCTTCTGGAGAACAAGGGCCTCGATCTCGTCGCCGACCTTGACGACCTCGTTCGGGTCGACATCGTGCTTGATCGAGAGCTCACGGCTCGGGATGACGCCTTCGGTCTTGTAACCGATGTCGAGGAGAACCTCGTCCCGGTCCACCTTCACGATGACGCCGTCGACGATGTCGCCGTCGTTGAAGTACTTGATCGTCTCGTCGATCGCGGCGAGGAACGCTGCCTCGTCACCGATGTCGTTGACCGCAACCTGCGGGGTGGTGGCGGTGGTCTCGGTGCTGCTCGTCATGTGGGTAAGGGCTCCGGTTACGGACAGAAAGTCGTAGGTACTGCTACGCCGGGAGCCCTTATCGGCATCTGCCGAAGAAGCCGGACAGCCAAGGAAGCCCCAGTTCCGCGAAGTGCGGGGTGGGGGCCTCGAAAACCGAGGGGTCATCAACAGATACAAGCGCAGCCTGCTAGGTCTGAGGAGCACAGGCTCGCAGCGCAACTTGTAGCATACGGGGGCAGCCCGACAGGGTCAATGCGCGAAGGCGCACACCCCGGGCGGATCACCGCATAACCGGCACAATTAGTGGGCAGGCAGGCGCCGATGGCCCTTCCCGCCCGCTTTCCGCAGACATTCGCAGACTACGACGACGGGCCCCATGAACCAAGAGGACTACGCCACCGAAGAAGCGTACGAAGCCGGCCCGGCCGCCGGGGACGACTCCGAGGCCACGCGGCGTGACGCGGGGGAAGCGGAGAGCAGCCGGGCGAGCCGCGGCTGGTGGGACCGCAACGCCGACGAGTACCAGAACGAGCACGGCGCCTTCCTCGGCGACGACCGCTTCGTCTGGGGCCCCGAGGGTCTGGACGAGGCGGAAGCGGCCCTCCTCGGCCCCGCCGCCTCCCTCAAGGGCAAGGACGTCCTGGAGATCGGCGCCGGCGCCGCGCAGTGCTCGCGCTGGCTGGCCGCCCAGGGCGCCCGACCGGTGGCCCTGGACCTCTCCCACCGCCAGCTCCAGCACGCCCTGCGCATCGGCGAGGACGTTCCCCTGGTCGAGGCCGACGCCGGCCGGCTCCCCTTCCGCGACGCCTCCTTCGACCTGGCCTGCTCCGCCTACGGCGCCGTCCCCTTCGTCGCCGACCCCGTGAACGTGATGCGCGAGGTCCGCCGCGTCCTGCGCCCGGGCGGCCGATGGGTCTTCTCCGTCACCCACCCCGTCCGCTGGGCCTTCCCCGACGAGCCCGGTCCCGAGGGGCTGTCCGTCTCCGCCTCCTACTTCGACCGCACCCCGTACGTCGAGCAGGACGAGCAGGGCCGCGCCGTATATGTGGAGCACCACCGCACCCTCGGCGACCGGGTACGGGACGTGGTCGCCGGCGGCTTCCGCCTCCTCGACCTGGTCGAGCCGGAGTGGCCCGCCTGGAACAGCCAGGAGTGGGGCGGCTGGTCCCCGCTGCGCGGCAACCTCATCCCCGGCACGGCGATCTTCGTGTGCGAGCGGGACTGAGCAGGTGATCCGCACCGCCGACCTCGACGCCCTTCCCGTACGGGAGGTCCTGCCCGCGCTCGTCTCCGCGCTCGACGCCCACGGCGCGGCGGTCCTCTGCGCCCCGCCGGGCACCGGCAAGACCACGCTGGTGCCACTGGTGCTGGCGGGACTGGTCGGGACCGGCCCGCGGGGCGCCGGGCCTGCGAAAGGCGGGCCTGCGGGAGACGGGCCTGCGGGAGGCGGGCCGCTCCGCCGGATCGTGGTCGCCGAACCACGCCGGATCGCCGCCCGCGCGGCGGCCCGGCGGATGGCCTGGCTGCTCGGCGAGCAGGTCGGCGCCTCGGTGGGCTTCACGGTGCGCGGGGAGCGGGTGGTGGGACCGGCCACGGTGGTCGAGGTGGTCACCACCGGGGTGCTGCTCCAGCGGCTCCAGCGGGACCAGGAACTCTCCGGGGTCGACCTGGTGATCCTTGACGAGTGCCACGAGCGACACCTCGACGCCGATACGGTCGCCGCCTTCCTCCTGGACGTACGGGAGACCCTGCGCCCGGAGCTGCGGATCCTCGCGGCCTCGGCGACCACCGACGCGGCCGGCTGGGCCCGGCTCCTCGGTCACGGCGGCGAGGGGGACGCCCCCGTCGTGGAGGCCGCCGGCGTCTCGTACCCGGTGGAGACCGTGTGGGCCCCGCCGGCCCGCCCGGTACGGCCGCCACACGGAATGCGGGTGGACCCCGCGCAGCTGACGCACGTCGCCTCGGTGGTGCGGCGGGCACTGGCGGAACGTTCCGGCGACGTCCTGTGCTTCCTGCCCGGCGTCGGGGAGATCGCCCGGGTCGCCGGGCAGCTCGGCGCTGTCGGCGCGGAGGTCCTCCAGATACACGGCCGCGCTCCGGCCGCCGTCCAGGACGCGGCGCTGTCCCCCGCCCCGCACCGCCGGGTCATCCTCTCCACCGCCGTGGCGGAGTCCAGCCTGACCGTGCCCGGGGTACGGATCGTGGTGGACTCGGGCCTGGCCCGCGAACCCCGGGTCGACCACGCGCGGGGCCTGGGCGCGCTCGCCACCGTACGGGCCTCCCGCGCGGCCGGCCGCCAGCGCGCGGGCCGCGCCGGGCGCGAGGCACCGGGCACGGTGTACCGCTGCTGGGCCGAAGCGGAGGACGGGCGGCTGCCCGGCTACCCCGCCCCCGAGATCCGGATCGCGGACCTGGCGCAGTTCGCCCTCCAGGCCGCCTGCTGGGGCGACCCCGACGCGGCCGGGCTGGCGCTGCTCGACCCGCCGCCGGCCGGAGCGATGGGCGCGGCGCGGGAGGTGCTGCTCGCGGTGGGCGCGGTGTCCCCGGACGGGCGGCCGACTCCCCGGGGGCTGCGCATGGCCCGCCTCGGCCTGCACCCGCGCCTCGCCCGGGCCCTGCTCGACGGCTCCGCCGCGCTGGGGCCCCGGCGGGCGGCGGAGCTGGTGGCCCTGCTCAGCGAGGAGCCGCCGCGGGAGTACGGCGACGACCTGGCCGCCGCCTGGCGGCGGGCCCGTGCGGGCGGCGACCCGTACGCATCGCGCTGGCGCGCGGAAGCCCGCCGCCTGGAACGCGCGGCAACCGGAGGGGGCCCTGCGGGGCATTCCCCCACCCCGCCCCTCCCCGACGACACCGCCGCCGGGCTCGTGGCCGCACTGGCCTTCCCCGAAAGGGTCTCCAGGGCCAAGGGCCAAGGGGCCTTCCTCATGGCCTCCGGGACCGGGGCCGAGCTCGGCGAGGGCTCGGGGCTGCGCAGCGCGCCCTGGCTGGCCGTGGCCGTCGCCGACAGACCCCCGCACTCCGCGTCCGCCCGCGTGCGCCTCGCGGCGCTCCTCGACGAGGACACCGCCCGCGCGGCGGCCGGCCATCTCTTCCGCGAGGGCGAGGAGGTCCACTGGGAGGACGGCGACCTCGTGGCCCGCAGGGTCACCCGGCTCGGCGCCGTCGAGCTCGCCGCGCGGCCGCTGCGCGACCCCGACCGGGCCCTCGTCCGGGCCGCCCTGCTCGACGGGCTCCGCGCCGAGGGGCTCGGACTGCTGCGCTGGAGCCCAGACTCGGAGGGCCTCCGGGCCAGGCTCGGCTTCCTCCACCGCACGCTCGGCGCGCCCTGGCCCGACGTGGCGGACGACTCCGCGCTGCTGGAGCGGGCCGACGACTGGCTGGAGCCCGAGCTGTCGCGGGCCCGCCGCCGCGGGGACCTCGCCCGGATCGACGCCGGGCAGGCGCTGAACCGACTGCTGCCCTGGGCCACCGGCGAGGCCTCCCGGCTCGACGAGCTGGCCCCGGAGCGGATCGAGGTGCCCAGCGGCTCGCGGATCCGCGTCGACTACGCCGCCGAGCACGGGCAGCCCGTACTGGCCGTCAAGCTCCAGGAGCTCTTCGGGCTGGCCGAGACCCCCCGGATCGCGGGGGTCCCGGTACTCGTCCATCTGCTGTCGCCGGCCGGCCGGCCCGCCGCCGTCACCGCCGATCTGGCCTCCTTCTGGCAGGGCGGCTACCGGGCCGTCCGCGCGGAGCTGCGCGGCCGCTACCCCAAGCACCCGTGGCCGGAGGACCCGGCGACCGCCGAGCCCACCCGGCACACCAACGCCCGGCTCAGGCGCTGAACGGTTCCTCGTCCCGCGGGCGCCTGCCGCGCGCCTCCAGCCACAGCGCGAGCCCGAAGAGCGCGAGCCCGCCGGCCGCCAGACCTGCGGGGGCATAGGTGTGCAGCGCGAGGACCTTGGTGCGGTTCGCCCTGACCAGGTCGACGGTGTAGTCGCTGTAGTCCTCGCGCATCTTCACGTGCCCGGCGAAGACGGTGAGCCTGCTGTCGGGCGCGGCCGCGGCGATGCTGCCACCCCGCATCTCCTGCTGGATCTCCTGCTCGGCGTTGACGGGGGCGCCGGTCACCGGGTCGACCCAGAACATCGCCTTGGTCGAGTACCAGAGGGAGGTGCCGGTGGTCTGCTCGAAGGTGGCCGGGTCGATGCCCTCGATCGGCATCTTCTTCGGCAGCGAGACCTTCGTCCAGGGGATCGTCTGCTCGTAGTAGTAGACGTCCATGCCCTTGAACTTGCGCGGGCCCACGTAGTGGATGGGCGAGGAGGTGCGGGTCTGCTGGTCGAAGTACAGGTAGTCGCGCGGCTCGGTGAAGAACGGCCACTTGAACTCGATGCCCTCGCGCTTGACCGGGTCCCCGTCCACCGACTCTCCGGTGGCGTGCACCGGGGCCTGGGTGTGGGCGTCGAAGATGTAGCGCTCGGGGACCTGGGAGACCGTCTTCCCGTCCGGGCCCATGATGTAGGTCAGCGTGTCCCAGACGACCACGTCCTTGCCGGCGCTGGCCTCTATCTCCTTCGACGCCTCGACGTTGCCCTTCAGCGTCTGGACGATGGTGACCTTGTCTACCTTCTTCGGCTGCATGCCCGCGTTGTAGTCGAGCAGGGTCGCGTCCTTCGCCTCCAGGACCACTTCCTGGTACTGGTTCGGCGGGATCTTCGCGAGCCTCGGGTACGCGTACCAGCGCAGCAGCGGTGCGAGGGCGGTGCAGAACACGGCTACGGCTAGCAGGACGAGGCTTGCTCTGCGTCGCATGGCCGGGCCCTCCTCT carries:
- the hrpB gene encoding ATP-dependent helicase HrpB translates to MIRTADLDALPVREVLPALVSALDAHGAAVLCAPPGTGKTTLVPLVLAGLVGTGPRGAGPAKGGPAGDGPAGGGPLRRIVVAEPRRIAARAAARRMAWLLGEQVGASVGFTVRGERVVGPATVVEVVTTGVLLQRLQRDQELSGVDLVILDECHERHLDADTVAAFLLDVRETLRPELRILAASATTDAAGWARLLGHGGEGDAPVVEAAGVSYPVETVWAPPARPVRPPHGMRVDPAQLTHVASVVRRALAERSGDVLCFLPGVGEIARVAGQLGAVGAEVLQIHGRAPAAVQDAALSPAPHRRVILSTAVAESSLTVPGVRIVVDSGLAREPRVDHARGLGALATVRASRAAGRQRAGRAGREAPGTVYRCWAEAEDGRLPGYPAPEIRIADLAQFALQAACWGDPDAAGLALLDPPPAGAMGAAREVLLAVGAVSPDGRPTPRGLRMARLGLHPRLARALLDGSAALGPRRAAELVALLSEEPPREYGDDLAAAWRRARAGGDPYASRWRAEARRLERAATGGGPAGHSPTPPLPDDTAAGLVAALAFPERVSRAKGQGAFLMASGTGAELGEGSGLRSAPWLAVAVADRPPHSASARVRLAALLDEDTARAAAGHLFREGEEVHWEDGDLVARRVTRLGAVELAARPLRDPDRALVRAALLDGLRAEGLGLLRWSPDSEGLRARLGFLHRTLGAPWPDVADDSALLERADDWLEPELSRARRRGDLARIDAGQALNRLLPWATGEASRLDELAPERIEVPSGSRIRVDYAAEHGQPVLAVKLQELFGLAETPRIAGVPVLVHLLSPAGRPAAVTADLASFWQGGYRAVRAELRGRYPKHPWPEDPATAEPTRHTNARLRR
- a CDS encoding class I SAM-dependent methyltransferase, translated to MNQEDYATEEAYEAGPAAGDDSEATRRDAGEAESSRASRGWWDRNADEYQNEHGAFLGDDRFVWGPEGLDEAEAALLGPAASLKGKDVLEIGAGAAQCSRWLAAQGARPVALDLSHRQLQHALRIGEDVPLVEADAGRLPFRDASFDLACSAYGAVPFVADPVNVMREVRRVLRPGGRWVFSVTHPVRWAFPDEPGPEGLSVSASYFDRTPYVEQDEQGRAVYVEHHRTLGDRVRDVVAGGFRLLDLVEPEWPAWNSQEWGGWSPLRGNLIPGTAIFVCERD
- a CDS encoding DUF3068 domain-containing protein → MRRRASLVLLAVAVFCTALAPLLRWYAYPRLAKIPPNQYQEVVLEAKDATLLDYNAGMQPKKVDKVTIVQTLKGNVEASKEIEASAGKDVVVWDTLTYIMGPDGKTVSQVPERYIFDAHTQAPVHATGESVDGDPVKREGIEFKWPFFTEPRDYLYFDQQTRTSSPIHYVGPRKFKGMDVYYYEQTIPWTKVSLPKKMPIEGIDPATFEQTTGTSLWYSTKAMFWVDPVTGAPVNAEQEIQQEMRGGSIAAAAPDSRLTVFAGHVKMREDYSDYTVDLVRANRTKVLALHTYAPAGLAAGGLALFGLALWLEARGRRPRDEEPFSA